In Meleagris gallopavo isolate NT-WF06-2002-E0010 breed Aviagen turkey brand Nicholas breeding stock chromosome 3, Turkey_5.1, whole genome shotgun sequence, one DNA window encodes the following:
- the LOC100548894 gene encoding myosin regulatory light chain 2, smooth muscle minor isoform isoform X2, with product MSSKRAKTKTTKKRPQRATSNVFAMFDQSQIQEFKEAFNMIDQNRDGFIDKEDLHDMLASLGKNPTDEYLDAMMNEAPGPINFTMFLTMFGEKLNGTDPEDVIRNAFACFDEEATGFIQEDYLRELLTTMGDRFTDEEVDELYREAPIDKKGNFNYIEFTRILKHGAKDKDD from the exons ATGTCTAGCAAAAGGGCAAAGACAAAGACCACCAAGAAGCGCCCTCAGCGCGCCACGTCCAATGTGTTTGCCATGTTTGATCAGTCCCAGATTCAGGAATTCAAGGAGGCCTTCAACATGATTGATCAGAACAGGGATGGCTTCATTGACAAGGAGGACCTGCACGACATGCTCGCCTCTCTTG GAAAGAACCCCACGGATGAATACCTGGATGCCATGATGAATGAGGCTCCAGGCCCCATCAACTTCACAATGTTCCTCACAATGTTTGGTGAGAAGCTCAATGGCACTGATCCAGAAGATGTCATCAGGAATGCTTTTGCTTGCTTTGACGAAGAAGCAACAG GGTTTATTCAAGAAGACTACCTGCGGGAGCTGCTGACCACAATGGGAGACAGGTTCACAGATGAAGAGGTAGATGAGCTCTACAGAGAGGCACCAATTGACAAAAAGGGCAATTTCAACTACATTGAATTTACACGCATCCTTAAACATGGAGCAAAAGACAAGGATGACTGA
- the LOC100548894 gene encoding myosin regulatory light chain 2, smooth muscle minor isoform isoform X1, protein MEYPFLIQTAGTACHVPDMKQEPTANMSSKRAKTKTTKKRPQRATSNVFAMFDQSQIQEFKEAFNMIDQNRDGFIDKEDLHDMLASLGKNPTDEYLDAMMNEAPGPINFTMFLTMFGEKLNGTDPEDVIRNAFACFDEEATGFIQEDYLRELLTTMGDRFTDEEVDELYREAPIDKKGNFNYIEFTRILKHGAKDKDD, encoded by the exons ATGGAATATCCTTTTCTGATCCAGACAGCTGGTACTGCATGCCATGTACCTGACATGAAGCAAG AGCCAACAGCCAACATGTCTAGCAAAAGGGCAAAGACAAAGACCACCAAGAAGCGCCCTCAGCGCGCCACGTCCAATGTGTTTGCCATGTTTGATCAGTCCCAGATTCAGGAATTCAAGGAGGCCTTCAACATGATTGATCAGAACAGGGATGGCTTCATTGACAAGGAGGACCTGCACGACATGCTCGCCTCTCTTG GAAAGAACCCCACGGATGAATACCTGGATGCCATGATGAATGAGGCTCCAGGCCCCATCAACTTCACAATGTTCCTCACAATGTTTGGTGAGAAGCTCAATGGCACTGATCCAGAAGATGTCATCAGGAATGCTTTTGCTTGCTTTGACGAAGAAGCAACAG GGTTTATTCAAGAAGACTACCTGCGGGAGCTGCTGACCACAATGGGAGACAGGTTCACAGATGAAGAGGTAGATGAGCTCTACAGAGAGGCACCAATTGACAAAAAGGGCAATTTCAACTACATTGAATTTACACGCATCCTTAAACATGGAGCAAAAGACAAGGATGACTGA